One stretch of Candidatus Eisenbacteria bacterium DNA includes these proteins:
- a CDS encoding carboxyl transferase domain-containing protein gives MSVLKSHVKTAAPEFQANRKHHERLAADLRERIEVVRRGGPPQAVELHRSRGKLLPRERIEQLLDPDTPFLELSALAAGGEYGNEVPSAGIVTGIGMVSGRECMIVANDATVKGGTYYPLTMKKHIRAQEIALENRLPAIYLVDSGGVFLPMQAEVFPDKEHFGRIFYNQAIMSARGIPQVAAVLGMCTAGGAYVPAMSDENVIVKGTGTIYLGGPPLVKAATGEEVTPEDLGGAEVHSRVSGVTDHMAANEEEALHTVRDIVERLNTVKRVDLDLAEPADPLYPAEELYGVLPTDTKQPYDVREVIARIVDGSRFAEFKALYGET, from the coding sequence ATGAGCGTCCTGAAGAGCCACGTGAAGACCGCGGCCCCGGAGTTCCAGGCCAACCGGAAGCACCACGAACGTCTGGCCGCCGACCTTCGGGAGCGGATCGAGGTCGTGCGCCGCGGAGGGCCGCCCCAGGCGGTCGAGCTCCACCGGAGCCGCGGGAAGCTCCTCCCCCGCGAGCGGATCGAGCAGCTCCTCGATCCGGACACGCCCTTCCTCGAGCTCTCCGCGCTGGCCGCGGGGGGCGAGTACGGAAACGAGGTTCCCTCGGCCGGGATCGTGACCGGGATCGGCATGGTCTCGGGGCGCGAATGCATGATCGTGGCGAACGACGCCACGGTGAAGGGGGGCACCTACTACCCGCTCACCATGAAGAAGCACATCCGCGCGCAGGAGATCGCGCTCGAGAACCGCCTCCCCGCGATCTACCTCGTCGATTCCGGCGGCGTCTTCCTCCCCATGCAGGCCGAGGTCTTCCCGGACAAGGAGCACTTCGGGAGGATCTTCTACAACCAGGCGATCATGTCGGCGCGGGGCATCCCGCAGGTCGCGGCCGTGCTCGGCATGTGCACCGCGGGCGGCGCGTACGTTCCCGCCATGTCGGACGAGAACGTCATCGTCAAGGGAACCGGGACGATCTATCTCGGCGGTCCCCCGCTCGTGAAGGCGGCGACGGGCGAGGAGGTGACGCCGGAGGATCTCGGGGGCGCCGAGGTCCACTCGCGCGTGAGCGGCGTGACGGACCACATGGCCGCGAACGAGGAGGAGGCGCTCCACACCGTGCGCGACATCGTGGAGCGTCTGAACACGGTCAAGCGTGTCGACCTGGATCTCGCCGAGCCGGCCGATCCCCTCTATCCCGCCGAGGAGCTCTACGGCGTCCTTCCCACCGACACGAAGCAGCCCTATGACGTGCGCGAGGTGATCGCCCGGATCGTGGACGGCAGCCGCTTCGCGGAGTTCAAGGCGCTCTACGGCGAGACG
- a CDS encoding GAF domain-containing sensor histidine kinase: MPGTDRAKHSTTETQFDRRSWALLGLAILLIVVAFCVAIPSLYLGLARSGVLGDLAPSGESSLLIGLIGLTTLFCLYMAHQHAQLVQLRRKLRHDEMELEQARGRLGELISLFQLGNTLHMDLPLGTVAEITVRRLATSLHSQDVTLFLADEEGRTLSSHATFGLVVRGPEPVVTVGEGPVGWAARHREPVLMKAGERDARFAEFFGSHPDAGSVLILPVCVANRCVAVLQACRALKADRFRLEHRDIGQLFAENVAPVIDRAQAQLRVRRAAASAGTVSPLEEERAASAFRDVFLTAAASELKAPLTALIAYAEILDQNDKAMTPAMRREFSIRLQGEADRLVVLIEDVLDLVRLELGRYLLDLRLDNVNRVIRSALDSLREQTEARRVAVDLDLDASIPDQHLDPSKLRQAVSHLLRNALRFSPQRGRVRLLSSLTAEGVLIEIRDPGPPMPEDSSAGVFDLENTGDRHPRCKEGHGFGLHLSRRFVELHGGKVGARTSPDGGSTLWIRLPRGEDLSSLIGSDPFAEEIARS; encoded by the coding sequence GTGCCCGGAACCGATCGCGCCAAGCACTCCACGACCGAGACCCAGTTCGACCGGCGGTCGTGGGCGCTGCTCGGGCTCGCGATCCTCCTCATCGTCGTCGCGTTCTGCGTCGCCATCCCGAGCCTCTACCTCGGACTCGCGCGATCGGGCGTGCTGGGCGACCTCGCCCCCAGCGGCGAGTCCTCGCTCCTCATCGGGCTGATCGGTCTCACCACGCTCTTCTGTCTCTACATGGCGCACCAGCACGCCCAGCTCGTGCAGCTGCGCCGCAAGCTGCGCCACGACGAGATGGAGCTCGAGCAGGCGCGGGGCCGCCTCGGCGAGCTCATCTCGCTCTTCCAGCTCGGCAACACGCTGCACATGGACCTGCCGCTCGGCACCGTGGCGGAGATCACGGTACGACGCCTCGCGACCTCGCTCCATTCGCAGGACGTGACGCTCTTCCTCGCCGACGAGGAGGGGAGAACGCTGTCGTCCCACGCGACCTTCGGCCTCGTGGTCCGCGGGCCCGAGCCGGTCGTCACCGTGGGTGAGGGTCCGGTGGGCTGGGCGGCGCGGCACCGCGAGCCCGTTCTCATGAAGGCGGGCGAGCGGGACGCGCGCTTCGCGGAGTTCTTCGGTTCGCACCCCGACGCGGGCTCGGTCCTGATCCTCCCCGTGTGCGTGGCCAACCGATGCGTCGCGGTCCTCCAGGCATGCCGGGCGCTGAAGGCGGATCGGTTCCGGCTCGAGCATCGGGACATCGGGCAGCTCTTCGCCGAGAACGTCGCCCCGGTGATCGACCGCGCGCAGGCGCAGCTGCGTGTCCGCCGCGCCGCGGCTTCCGCGGGAACCGTGTCGCCCCTCGAGGAGGAGCGCGCGGCGAGCGCGTTCCGCGACGTGTTCCTCACGGCGGCCGCCTCGGAGCTCAAGGCGCCCCTCACCGCGCTCATCGCGTACGCGGAGATCCTGGATCAAAACGACAAGGCGATGACGCCGGCCATGCGGCGCGAGTTCTCGATCCGGCTCCAGGGAGAGGCCGACCGCCTGGTCGTTCTCATCGAGGACGTGCTGGACCTCGTCCGGCTCGAGCTGGGCCGCTACCTCCTGGACCTCCGCCTCGACAACGTGAACCGGGTGATCCGGTCCGCGCTGGACTCCCTGCGCGAACAGACCGAGGCGCGCCGCGTCGCGGTGGACCTGGACCTGGACGCTTCCATCCCCGACCAGCACCTCGATCCCTCGAAGCTCCGCCAGGCGGTCTCGCACCTCCTCCGCAACGCGCTCCGCTTCTCGCCCCAGCGTGGCCGCGTGCGGCTTCTCTCCTCGCTCACGGCGGAAGGAGTCCTGATCGAGATCCGCGATCCGGGCCCGCCCATGCCGGAAGACTCGTCCGCCGGCGTCTTCGACCTGGAGAACACGGGAGATCGCCACCCGCGCTGCAAGGAAGGCCACGGATTCGGACTCCATCTGTCGCGCCGGTTCGTGGAGCTGCACGGGGGGAAGGTCGGCGCGCGCACGTCGCCGGATGGAGGGTCGACGCTCTGGATCCGGCTCCCCCGGGGCGAGGATCTCTCGAGCCTGATCGGATCCGACCCGTTCGCCGAGGAGATCGCGAGAAGCTAG
- a CDS encoding site-2 protease family protein, translating into MRWSWQVAKVAGIPIRIHATFVLFLVFLYVVLARGRSAAEAAEWIGFLLALFGCVVLHELGHAITARRYGVKTRDITLLPIGGVARLERIPEKPAQEIAVALAGPAVNVVIAIALLAFLVWSGVWETIRNPVELQESFAGRLLVYNVFLALFNLIPAFPMDGGRVLRALLAIKLDYVRATQIAASVGQGIALLFGLFGLWGNPILLFIALFVFIGAGQEAAAVQMRSAFDGVPVGRAMIRDFRALRPTDPLSRAVELLLAGHQQDFPVLAAPGEMPGILTRADLLRALASGRTDRPVHEIARTTCGTAHPRDLLDRVFLRMQETGCPAVPVVEADGTLVGMVTLENVGELAMVQAALSKSRSARPS; encoded by the coding sequence ATGCGCTGGTCTTGGCAGGTCGCGAAGGTCGCGGGGATTCCGATTCGGATCCACGCGACCTTCGTCCTGTTTCTCGTCTTCCTCTACGTGGTGCTCGCGCGCGGGCGGTCCGCCGCGGAGGCCGCGGAGTGGATCGGGTTCCTGCTCGCGCTCTTCGGTTGCGTCGTCCTGCACGAGCTGGGACACGCGATCACCGCCCGCCGCTACGGCGTGAAGACGCGGGACATCACGCTCCTCCCGATCGGCGGGGTCGCGAGGCTCGAGCGCATTCCGGAGAAGCCCGCGCAGGAGATCGCGGTGGCGCTCGCCGGACCCGCGGTGAACGTGGTGATCGCGATCGCGCTCCTCGCCTTCCTCGTGTGGTCCGGCGTGTGGGAGACGATCCGGAACCCGGTCGAGCTCCAGGAGAGCTTCGCGGGGCGGCTCCTCGTGTACAACGTCTTCCTCGCCCTCTTCAACCTGATCCCGGCGTTTCCCATGGACGGCGGGCGCGTCCTGCGCGCGCTCCTCGCGATCAAGCTCGACTACGTGCGCGCCACGCAGATCGCCGCGAGCGTGGGGCAGGGGATCGCGCTCCTCTTCGGTCTCTTCGGGCTCTGGGGGAACCCGATCCTCCTCTTCATCGCGCTCTTCGTCTTCATCGGCGCGGGACAGGAGGCCGCGGCCGTGCAGATGCGCTCCGCTTTCGACGGCGTTCCGGTGGGACGCGCGATGATCCGCGACTTCCGCGCGCTCCGTCCCACGGACCCGCTCTCGCGCGCCGTGGAGCTCCTCCTGGCCGGACATCAGCAGGACTTTCCCGTCCTCGCCGCGCCGGGGGAGATGCCGGGAATCCTGACGCGGGCGGATCTCCTCCGCGCGCTGGCGAGCGGCCGCACGGACCGGCCCGTGCACGAGATCGCCCGCACGACCTGCGGCACCGCGCACCCGAGGGATCTCCTCGACCGGGTCTTCCTTCGCATGCAGGAGACCGGATGCCCGGCCGTGCCGGTCGTGGAGGCGGACGGCACGCTCGTGGGGATGGTGACGCTCGAGAACGTGGGCGAGCTCGCGATGGTGCAGGCCGCGCTCTCGAAGTCGCGGAGCGCGCGCCCGAGCTAG
- a CDS encoding TrbI/VirB10 family protein → MTAITNRTLMARTSFLLVAILSIALLAWGCGDQQSAIAERGKEQADKTDANAGNEGGGDRVARAPSSLTLPSGTVMVGTLQTPINTGKNDEGDPVSLRLSSSERVGGVVAVPAGSSIHGTCTLVDGAGRVAGGAKLTIRWTNLNTPDGRSYAISAVPLRLEGKGDAKESAIEIGGGAVAGGILGGVLGGKDDIAKGAAAGAIVGTGIAVATKGDQIVLPAGQKIQVTLNEPVRISRSGA, encoded by the coding sequence ATGACGGCAATCACCAACCGAACGCTCATGGCGCGAACGAGCTTCCTTCTCGTCGCGATTCTATCGATCGCCCTCCTCGCATGGGGCTGTGGCGATCAGCAGTCCGCCATCGCCGAGCGCGGCAAGGAGCAGGCGGACAAGACCGACGCGAACGCGGGCAACGAAGGCGGCGGCGACCGTGTGGCTCGCGCTCCGAGCTCCTTGACGCTCCCGTCCGGCACCGTGATGGTCGGCACGCTCCAGACCCCGATCAATACCGGCAAGAACGACGAAGGCGATCCCGTGAGCCTCCGCCTCTCGAGCTCCGAGCGCGTGGGCGGCGTCGTCGCGGTTCCCGCCGGGTCGTCGATCCACGGGACGTGCACGCTCGTGGACGGCGCGGGCCGGGTCGCGGGAGGGGCGAAGCTCACGATCCGCTGGACGAACCTCAACACTCCGGACGGCAGGTCGTACGCCATCTCGGCGGTGCCGCTCCGCCTCGAAGGAAAGGGTGACGCCAAGGAGAGCGCGATCGAGATCGGCGGAGGCGCGGTCGCGGGAGGCATTCTCGGCGGCGTCCTCGGCGGCAAGGACGACATCGCGAAGGGCGCCGCGGCCGGCGCGATCGTCGGTACCGGTATCGCGGTCGCCACGAAGGGCGATCAGATCGTGCTGCCGGCGGGACAGAAGATCCAGGTCACGCTGAACGAGCCGGTCCGCATCAGCCGCTCGGGCGCCTAG